A stretch of DNA from Luteitalea sp.:
GACCAACGCCACGCGATCGTCGGTCAACCAGCTCAAATAGCTGGGATATCGACCCACGAGCGGCGAGGTGGTTCGGATGACGGCCTCGGCGAACACGCGCTGTTGCGGGACCTCCTTCTTCTGGGAATCGTCGCTCTGCTCGGCGCTTGGCTCTTCCGCTGGGCGGGTACTGGCACCGCTGTCGAGAAGCTCCAAGTGATAGCGATCGACGAGATGCTGCAACGGATCAGGATCGCCACGCACGAGCAGGATGTCGTTCGCGGCAACGAGCCGGCCCGGCGCCGTTGCCAGTCGCGTCGCTCCGTGCGCGACGCCGACGACGATGACGTCATCGTTCTCCTCTCGCACCGATCCCAGCGGCTCGCCGATGATTGGACTCTCGAGGGGCACCCGCGCCTCGGCAACGTAGCGTTCGACCTCGAAGAGCGGCTGTCCCGCACCCGCGCTGCGCCGCTCGGCCGGCACCAACCGCCAGCCAACCAACACGAGGAATGCCACGCCGACGGCGGCCACCGCGAGGCCGACGGGCATATAGTCGAACATGGCAAAGGGCGTACCGAGCGCTTCCGCACGATACGCAGCGATGATGATGGTCGGCGGCGTGCCTATGAGCGTGGTCATCCCCCCCAACAGGCTTGCGAAGGCGAGCGGCATCAGCAGCGTCGCCGGCGCCCGTTGCCGCTCGGCGGCCGTGGCCAGCGCAACCGGCAGCAGTAGCGCAAGCGCCCCGACGTTGTTCATGAATGCGGACGCCACCGTCACGGTCACCAGGAGCACGCCGATGTGCAGCAGCCGCCCGCGGGTCAGCGGTTGCAGTTGCTGCGCCACTGCATCCACGACGCCGGAGCTCCGGAGGCCGTGGCTGATGATGAGCACCGCCACGACGGTGATAACCGCGGGGTGACTGAAGCCGAGAAACGCCCGGTCGATGGGAACGAGGCCCAGCAATACCGCGGCGACGAGCGTGGCCACCGCCACGAGATCGTGGCGCCAGCGGTGCCAGACAAAGAGCGCCACCGTCGCAGCGAGCAGGATCAGGAGCAGGATCTGAGGCTGGGTCACCCGATGGATGATAGCGCAGAGGGTCGAGGATTACGGCTCAGGGGCTCAGCGACGATTAGCCTCGACCGGCGACCTGCAAGATGGCTTCGGCAGCACGGCGACTGGCACCTGGGCCACCGAGGCGCGACTTGACCTGGCGTACGGCGTCGCGCGTCGCCTCATGGTGTGCAGAGTCCGTGAGGTATCGCAGCGTGTGCGCCGCGACCGCTTCCGGTGTGAGGCTATCCTGGATCAGCTCGGGCACGATCTTTCGGCCTGCTACCAAGTTGACCATGCCGTACGTGTCGATCTTCACGAAACGCTTACCAACAGCATAGGTAAGCGGCGAGAGGCGATAGACGACCACCATGGGCTTCTCGTGAAGCGCCGTCTGCACGGTCGCGGTGCCGGATGCCGTGACGACCAGGTCGGCAGCCGCAAGCAGCTCGTCGGTCGCACCCTCGACAACCGGTGCCACCTTGCTTTCGGCGAACAGCTGATCGTCGAGGCCTGGAGCACGTGCGACGACGAACTGGGTGTCGCGCTGGGCATCCGCAATCAGACGCGCCGCCGCGAGCAGCACTGGTAAAATCGCCCTCACCTCGTTGGGCCGGCTCCCCGGCAGCAAGGCAACGGTCGGACGGTCCGGCCTGAGCCCGAGCCGGGACAGGAGCGCCGCTCGATCCTCGCGCACCTCGATCAACTCGACGAGTGGATGACCTACGAACGTCACCGGAATGCCCGCATCGCGGTAGATGGCGTCCTCGAACGGAAAGATGACGAGCACGCGTTGGACGAACTGCTTCATCGCCGTGAGTCGGCCCGATCGCCAGGCCCAGAGCTGCGGGCCGACGTAGTAGACGATCGGTATGCCCATTCGGTGAAGGGCACGGCCGAGCCGAAAGTTGAAGTCTGCAAAGTCAATGGCGACGAAGACGTCCGGCCGGCGCGAGCGCGCCGCCGCGAGGAGACGCCGATACATGCCATACGTACGCGGTAGCTGGCGAATCACCTCGGTCAGGCCGGTCACCGCGAAGCCACGATAGTCGCCGATGAGCGCGGCGCCCGCTGCCACGAGGCGCGGTCCGCCGAA
This window harbors:
- a CDS encoding SLC13 family permease translates to MTQPQILLLILLAATVALFVWHRWRHDLVAVATLVAAVLLGLVPIDRAFLGFSHPAVITVVAVLIISHGLRSSGVVDAVAQQLQPLTRGRLLHIGVLLVTVTVASAFMNNVGALALLLPVALATAAERQRAPATLLMPLAFASLLGGMTTLIGTPPTIIIAAYRAEALGTPFAMFDYMPVGLAVAAVGVAFLVLVGWRLVPAERRSAGAGQPLFEVERYVAEARVPLESPIIGEPLGSVREENDDVIVVGVAHGATRLATAPGRLVAANDILLVRGDPDPLQHLVDRYHLELLDSGASTRPAEEPSAEQSDDSQKKEVPQQRVFAEAVIRTTSPLVGRYPSYLSWLTDDRVALVAVARAGRPIDTRLTDLTLQAGDVLLLQSAPDETDRIFDAGLLPLARRPIRLGQPRRIITALVVFGAALALGSSGVVSLPLALIATAAVYVVLGILSERELYSDVDWPTIVLLGAMLPLGEALERTDTTTLFANGILYLTQDLTPVAVLTLLLVATMIVSDIVNNAATALVMAPIALQLSRSLECNGDPFLMAVAVGASCAFLTPVGHQSNTIVMAPGGYRFGDYWRVGLPLELVIVAVAVPAILFVWPL
- the lpxB gene encoding lipid-A-disaccharide synthase, which encodes MASVMISCGEPSGDLYAGALVERLRAIDPATTAFGFGGPRLVAAGAALIGDYRGFAVTGLTEVIRQLPRTYGMYRRLLAAARSRRPDVFVAIDFADFNFRLGRALHRMGIPIVYYVGPQLWAWRSGRLTAMKQFVQRVLVIFPFEDAIYRDAGIPVTFVGHPLVELIEVREDRAALLSRLGLRPDRPTVALLPGSRPNEVRAILPVLLAAARLIADAQRDTQFVVARAPGLDDQLFAESKVAPVVEGATDELLAAADLVVTASGTATVQTALHEKPMVVVYRLSPLTYAVGKRFVKIDTYGMVNLVAGRKIVPELIQDSLTPEAVAAHTLRYLTDSAHHEATRDAVRQVKSRLGGPGASRRAAEAILQVAGRG